Genomic window (Agrobacterium larrymoorei):
GAATATCGGCATTGCGTCCACCCACGCACGCGAGAGCGGCGTTCAGGTCGATTATCGCGCTGTCACTGCCGAACAGTTGCAGGCAGCGGGCGAAACCTTCGCCGTAATCCTCAACATGGAAGTGGTCGAGCACGTTGCCGACGTAAACCTCTTCCTGACCACCTGCGCGCAGATGGTCCGCCCCGGCGGACTGATGTTTGCCGCAACGATCAACAGAACGCTGAAGGCCCGTGCGCTTGCCATTTTCGCCGCCGAAAATGTCTTGAAGTGGCTTCCCCGCGGAACGCATCAATATGAAAAGCTCGTTCGCCCGGACGAGCTGGAACGTCCTTTGACCGCCAACGGTCTGGATATCATCCACCGCACGGGGGTTTTCTATAATGTCCTGCAGGACAGGTGGAACCTGTCTCCCGACATGGATGTCAACTATATGATGCTGGCGAAGCGACCCGCGTAACCTACGGCCTCTCAGGCTGTTCAGAATTCCGGTTGGCCTGCCGAAAATGGTGATTTCGAGAACCGGAGCGCAGCGTACTTAATATGTATGCACCGGGAGCATGGAAATCGCCATTGGCATGCTCCCGACGGCGATTACTCGGCATACTATCAATTCACGTCGTCAGGAAGAACGGGAAGAGGTGCAACCTCAATCCCCTCTTCAAGCAGTGCTCTGGCGTCCTCAAGCGACGCTTGACCGATAATGCCGCGCTCTTCTACTTCGCCATAATGGATCTTGCGCGCCTCTTCGGCAAACTTGTCGCCAACATCCTCGGCATTAGCGCGAATTGCGGCAACCGCTTCCTTGATCTTCGTCAGAACTTCCTTCTGCGCCGTATCCATGGCGAGTGTGCGCATGGCGTCCTTCTTCCGTCCCGTCGAGACGGAAGGCGCCATCAATGTCTTGCTGATGGCTTGCGAATTGCAAACCGGACAGCTGATGAGCCCGCGTTCGACTTGGCTGTCGAAATCGGCGCTGCCCGAGAACCATCCCTCGAAGGCATGCGCATGTTCACAGGTCAGCGAGTAGCGTATCAAGCAAGTGCACTCCGGGAAGCCGCACTGGAGGCCACGGTATCGAGTTGAAAATCACGCGCGTTCTTCAGATTCGGA
Coding sequences:
- a CDS encoding DUF1178 family protein, which encodes MIRYSLTCEHAHAFEGWFSGSADFDSQVERGLISCPVCNSQAISKTLMAPSVSTGRKKDAMRTLAMDTAQKEVLTKIKEAVAAIRANAEDVGDKFAEEARKIHYGEVEERGIIGQASLEDARALLEEGIEVAPLPVLPDDVN
- the ubiG gene encoding bifunctional 2-polyprenyl-6-hydroxyphenol methylase/3-demethylubiquinol 3-O-methyltransferase UbiG, with the protein product MSETAKTTIDQSEVDRFSAMAAEWWSPTGKFRPLHKFNPVRLEYIRNRVCENFGRDPKAHRPLEGLRFLDIGCGGGLLSEPMARMGAEVVGADPSEKNIGIASTHARESGVQVDYRAVTAEQLQAAGETFAVILNMEVVEHVADVNLFLTTCAQMVRPGGLMFAATINRTLKARALAIFAAENVLKWLPRGTHQYEKLVRPDELERPLTANGLDIIHRTGVFYNVLQDRWNLSPDMDVNYMMLAKRPA